The stretch of DNA ATGTGTTGGCCTACATCCACCGGGCCGCCGAGCGCGGTCTCTACGACATTCGCGGGCTGGGAGCGAAACGCAAATTGCCGACGTTCGACGATTTGGTGTTTCTCACCGCGTCGATGTCGCGCTATCCACTCGAAGGTTATCGCGAGCGATGCCTGACGAAAACCGTGCTGGGCACTCGCCACGCCGCCAAGCCGATCGAACTCGACATCCCGATCACGGTCGCTGGCATGAGCTTCGGCGCCCTTTCGGCGACGGCCAAAGAAGCGATCGGTCGCGCGGCATCCGCCGTCGGCACATCGACCACCACGGGCGACGGCGGCATGACGCCCGAAGAGCGGAAGTCGTCGAAGACGCTCATTTACCAATGCCTGCCCTCGCGGTACGGTTTCAACCCGGACGATCTACGTAAAGCCGACGCCATCGAAGTCGTCGTAGGCCAGGGGGCCAAGCCGGGCGGCGGCGGGATGTTGCTTGGCCAAAAGATCAGCGATCGCGTCGCTGCGATGCGAACGCTGCCGGCCGGTATCGATCAGCGCTCGGCCTGCCGCCATCCCGATTGGACCGGCCCCGACGATTTGGCAATCAAAATCAATGAAATCCGCGAACTGACCGATTGGCAAGTACCTATCTATGTTAAAATCGGTGCCTCGCGGGTCGATAACGATGTGAAGCTCGCGGTCAAATCGGGTGCCGACGTCGTGGTGGTCGATGGCATGCAAGGTGGAACCGCCGCCTCGCAGCAAGTTTTCATCGAACATGCCGGCATTCCCACGCTTCCAGCGCTGCGTCAGGCCGTCGAAGCCCTCGACGAAATGAACGTCGTCGGAGAAGTGCAACTCATTATTTCCGGTGGCATTCGCAGCGGCGCTGATGTGGCCAAAGCACTTGCCATGGGAGCCGACGCGGTGGCAGTCGGCCAGGGCGTCCTCATGGCGCTCGGCTG from Pirellulales bacterium encodes:
- a CDS encoding FMN-binding glutamate synthase family protein, encoding MHPASLEESASFNRDVLAYIHRAAERGLYDIRGLGAKRKLPTFDDLVFLTASMSRYPLEGYRERCLTKTVLGTRHAAKPIELDIPITVAGMSFGALSATAKEAIGRAASAVGTSTTTGDGGMTPEERKSSKTLIYQCLPSRYGFNPDDLRKADAIEVVVGQGAKPGGGGMLLGQKISDRVAAMRTLPAGIDQRSACRHPDWTGPDDLAIKINEIRELTDWQVPIYVKIGASRVDNDVKLAVKSGADVVVVDGMQGGTAASQQVFIEHAGIPTLPALRQAVEALDEMNVVGEVQLIISGGIRSGADVAKALAMGADAVAVGQGVLMALGCNRPTYGSGDRTTDVTADYAKLGTAPGFCHHCHTGQCPVGITTQDEVLEKRLTAEDGARWLKNYLHVMAMELTTLARACGKSNVHHLEREDLVALTLEAAAMAKLPLAGTRWIPGA